The segment CGTCTCCTTGTAGCGGTCGAGCCCGCCGTCGGCTGCCAGGCCGTCGACGATCTTCTGGGTGCGGGTGTCCTGCCAGACGATCGCGTTGTAGATCGGCTGTCCGTTGGACTTGTCCCACACGAGGGCGGTCTCGCGCTGGTTGGTGATGCCGACGGCGGCGATGTTCTTGCTGTTGAAGTTCGCCTTGGCCAGGGCGCCGCCGATGACGTCGCGCGTGTTGGTCCAGATCTCGAGCGCGTCGTGCTCGACCCACCCGGCTCGCGGGAAGATCTGCTCGTGCTCGACCTGGTCGACGGCCACCACCGATCCTGCGTGGTCGAAGATCATCGCGCGGGTCGAGGTGGTGCCCTGGTCGATGGCGAGGACGTACGTGTTGTCGGCCATGCTCGAATCTCGATTCTGTGTGGGGTCGGGGTGCGGGTCAGACGTAGTTCGCGGCGGCGGCCAGGAGGCCTCCGAGGATGCCACCGATGGCGGGTCCGACGACAGGGATCCAGGAGTAGGACCAGTTGCTGTCGCGCTTGTCCTTGATCGGCAGCACGAAGTGGGCGATGCGTGGGCCCAGGTCGCGCGCCGGGTTGATGGCGTAGCCCGTGGGACCGCCGAGGCTGGCGCCGATGCTGACGACGAGCAGCGCGACGGCCAGGGGGCCGAGCTCGGTGGGCGTCTTGCCGAACGCGATGATCACGAACACGAGGACGAAGGTGCCGATGATCTCGGTGATGAGGTTGGAGGACGTGCGCGCGATCTGCGGTGCGGTGCAGAAGACGCCGAGCTTGTCGTCCGGATCGCTCTCCGGGGCGTCGAACTGGTCGCGGTAGGCCAGCCAGCACAGCGTGGCGCCGAGGAAGGCGCCGAGCAGCTGGGCGGCGAGGTACACCAGCACCTTGACGGCGGTGTTGCCGCCGAGGTCGTCGCCGGACGCGACGAGACCCAGTGTCACGGCGGGGTTGATGTGCGCGCCGGACTTGTAGGCGACGTAGACGCCGGCGAACACCGCCAGGCCCCAGCCGAAGCTGACCATCAGGAAGCCGCCGGCGTTGCCGTTCGTCTTGGCCAGCGCGACGTTCGCGACGACGCCGCAGCCGAGCAGCAGGAGCGTGGCGGTGCCCATGACCTCGGGCAGGAAGATGTCTGTGAGCACGTGGTCCCCCCGGCCGACCCGACAGACTCGTAGCCCGCTCGGTGCGGACGTCCCCCGAGACGCCTCGGTCGGTGTGGGTCGAGCCTATCGTGACCCCCGTCACATCGCGGTGTGGGTGCGGCGTCGCCGGGACCGGGAGGATGTTCCAGGTCAGGGAGTCGAGCCGTCGGGTCGTGACCTCCGGGGTTGCGCGCTCGTTGGGGGTGATGACATCGATCGGGGGTCGCGAGGAGGTCGTCGTGCCCGTCCTGACCTTCGACATGCCTGCGGACTCCGGGGCGAGCCTGTGCGTGTCGACGCGACTGCTCGTGCGGGCCCCCGAGGTCGAGCTGTGCTGGCTCGAGGGTGACGAGGGCGTCCTGGTGCTGCGCCTGGAGTGCGACGAGAGCGACGTCGCGGTCCTTCGGCACCACGTGCTGACGGCTCACCCAGCAGTCGTGGACGCGGCGTCGCCGGGGGAGGGTCCTCCGGCACGTCCCGAGGCGCGGCGCGGCGTCGGTCGGCATCGGCGCTGACGTCGGCTGTAGACGCCTCGTCAGGCGGCGACGTACTCGAAGGCCCCCGTGGCTGGGTAGTGCTCGGCGAGCACGACGACGGGTTCGGTCCTCCTCGTCCAGGCGCGGGTGAAGGCGGTGCGTCCGGGCACGGCGCGTGTGGGCAGGTGCCATCGGGTGGTGCCGTCCTCGTCGTGGTCGACGGGGAGTGCTCCGCGGGTCTTGAGTCCGTGGTGGGGGCGACATCGTGGGTGGAGGTTGCCTGCGGTGGTGGGTCCGCGGTCTGGGTGGTCGGGGTCGAAGGGTTGCTGGTGGTCGAGGTCGCACGCTTCTGCTGGTTTGTCGCAGGTGGGGATGTCGCAGACGCCGTCGACGAGCTCGAGGGCGCGGCGGAGTGGGGCGGTGGGGAAGCGGCCGAGCTCGGTGACGTCGAGGATGCCGCCGGCCTCGTCGGTCAGGAGGCGACTGAACAGCGTGCCGGGCTGCGTGGCGAGCTCGCGGACCAGTGTGGGGTCGATGGCGTGCTGGCCGTCGCCGGTGACGGCGGGTTCGTCGTCCAGGCCCAGCAGGGTGGCCAGGGAGACGGTGATCCCGACGTGGAACCGGCCCCGGCCGGGGGCGTCCGCGGTGCGACCCAGGAGCCGGTCGGTCAGGACGTCGGCGCGGGCCTGGGACAACCGTCGGTCGTCGTCGGGGTCGTCGGCACGTTGCGCTTTGGCGGCCAGGGACAGCTTGCGCTCGATCAGCAGGGCGTCGTGGGTCGGGATGAACGCCTGGAGCAGGCTCATCCCGTCGTCCATCGCCGTGATGGTCACGTGGCGCTGGGCGGTCGCCTCGCGGCGGCGCCGTGCAACGTTCTCGGCCTCGACCCGTGCCACGAACCGGCGCAGCCAGCCCTTGAGCTGGGACAGCGTGTGGGTCGTGGCGTAGGGGACCACGGACTCGTCGAGCAGCTCCACCGACGCGACCTCGTGCAGGCGCCACCGGGCCGAGGCGATCGCGCGGGCCTTCGCCCGATCGAGCTCACCGTCGCTGTGGGCGGCCCACACCGTCGGCAGGTCCGCCGTGAGGGTCCTGGTCGTCGCGACCAGGTGCGCGACGAATCCCGACGCGACCTCGAGCTCGACCGCGACCTCCAGGATCGCGACCTGGCGGGCGTCCTCGGCCGAAGCAGCGCTCCGCCCGGCCGCGACCGCGTCGGACCGACGACCCTCCACGAACGCCAGCACCGTCGCAGCCTGCGCAGCCTCGGCCCGCCACAGCACCCGCGACGCATCCGTCGCGAGGCCGAGGAGAGAGTCCGTCGAGGTCATGTAACGAACATAGATTCGACGTCCGACACCGAGTTTCGCCGCGTTCGCCTCGGTGCCAAAAGCATCGGGGGGAGTGGAGCTACCCGTCCGCGCTTCTCAGGCTCACGTCGAGGCGGGTCATGAGTCGGGCGACCGGAGTGCGACCCGTCGGCGCCGGGGGATAGCGGCGCAGGATCGCCACGAGCGCGGGGGAGACGAGGCGTCGGGTGTCGTCGCCGCGGGAGTCGACTCAGGCGTCCTCGGCCGAGGTCGAGGCGCGCTGCTCCACGGCGATGAAGACCTTCACGCTGTCGTACGTCGCCACGTCCGTCGGTGCGAGACGCACGTCGGCCTCGCTGCGAGCCGCTAGACGTGTCGGCTCGCCGACAGGGGAGACCGTGAGAGCTTGTTGCGACTCCCCCTCGGCGGGGCGGTTCCAGGTGATCCCCACGAGGCGGACCACGTAGTCGCTTCTGCCGGGATTGCTCACCCTGGCCGTGCGAGCCTCGTACGGACGGTCGACCGGCTCTCCCTGGGCATCCAGGAAGTCGACCTCGGGATAGGCCGTCCCGGCGTCCTCGGCGGTGCGCATCCCTTCGACCGTGACCTCGACGTCCTCCACGTCGCCGGACCCGGGGCCCTCGAAACGCAGGATGTCGAGCACCTCGTAGTTCGCCGGCGCGACGACCAGACCTCGATCGCTTCCGAACACCGTGGTCACCGAGACATCGGTCATCGGCTCCGAGTCCGAGTCAAGTGCCACGAAGGACAGGGTCGGAGCTGCGGAGAGGGTCCTGGACGTGTTGGTGATCGTGAGCGTCTGGTCGATCGTTCCCTCGTCGGAGACGCCGGAGTAGGCGAACCGCAGGTCGACCGCATCGTCTGCGGGCTGGTTGGTGGAGCTCTCACTCGGGTCGTTCGACCCGGTGCAGCCGGCGAGGGCGAGCGACAGCAACGCGACGGTGATCGTTGTCCCTGAACATCGTGCGACTCTAGAGGCCGGATCGTCCCTCGGCTCGCCTGGACGGAGCGAGCACGGCTTCGCTGGGTGGTTCGGGTGCGCCCGGGAGTGGAGGAGCGCACTTGACAGTTGACAGATGGGTTGTCACTTTTGCCAGGGTTCTGTCGTCCGAGTTCCCCGCAGTGACGTCTAGACCCCGACTCCGCGATTGTCAGATTGGTTGTCACGGATCGCTGGACCAGCGGGTCTGGGTCAAGTTTGTCACTTAATTTGTCGCGTCTGGGCGCGTCCAGACGGAGGGTTGGGTTACGACCACCATTGAGGCGCTGATCCAACCGTGAATCGCCTAGCGAGGTGCCACTCGTCATGCTGGTCGGGAATGTCGCGTTCGCTGAACTCGCGAGGCGGTTCGACGGACAGGCGGCTGTCTAGCCGAGATGCTCGGGCACTGGCGTCGATAGGAAGCTGAAGATTGAGATCGATCTTCCGTGCTCGAAGGAGAGGGTCCCCCTCACCGGGGTCAAGTACGTGTTCCCCGCGAAGACGGAGTTCTCCCGGACCGCTGACTGCGACACTTGAAGTACTCGAACGCCACGGGACCTCTCGATGAACCTGCCCCGGCTTGGCGACATTCACAACATAGGGAGCGCGTTCGGTAGTGAACTGGAGAGCCATCACGTCGGCGTTGCCAGACACCAGTACCCGCAACCACGTCGGCTCGGGAGATGGACCGTCAAAGTGCTTTCGAACCGCATTCCACCAGTTCGCCGGTTCGACGCCCGAGGTACTTCCGATGCGCCGACGACGCTCGTCGAGGCCGATGACCCAGAGAATCGATTCACCGCCAGCAGCGTTCGCGTGGCCGGCGATACGGCGAGCAACATCATGATTAGCGGATGGCCATAGGGCCTTGAGTTCGATGCGGTCGTCTTCGACTTGTCGGCCCGCGATTACGGCTTCAACGATGGCACCGACGCGAGCCTCCAACATCTGCAACTCCATAACGGTCAGGTCTAGCAGATGAAGGACCCGGTGACTGGTGCCGCGTTTGGCGGCATAGTTCGCGTCCTGAGCCCTCGCGATGGCTCCTGGGCGTCGCTGCGCGCTAGTCCCAGCAGGGGGCACCGCTTACTCGATGCCCTTGACGCCGATGAAACGATCGATCGCATGGCCGTTTGCGACGCGCCCTGCCCCAGAGCGTGACGCGAGCGCGGTCTTCCGACATGCGCGGAGAGGAGAGCGGGCCGTACGCGCGGCGGTTCGCGTTGTGCGGAGCGCTGGCGCGGGCCGCTGCGACCGGAACAGAATCAAAGCTATGTCGCTTCGTTGACAAAAACTGTAAGTTGTCACACCATGGCAAGGGTGTGCTGATGTGCAGACAACTGGGCATCGCACTGTCAAACCCAATCTCGTGTTGGTGCGACCTGTCCTCTCGGAAGCTAGACGTCCGGGGGCGAGTGGCAGCAGCGACCTGGACCGCGGCGAAAGGACACCTGATGCCGAGCCTCCCGTCGGTGAGCGGCGTTCGCGTTGCTCCTGTCCGTCGACGAGGCTTGCGCGACGATGACCTGGCCTCGGTCACGTACTCATCCGTCACGGCCGTCGGGCCCATGAGCAGTGCGGAACACAGATGAGTCAGTCGCCGGCAGCCTTTCTCGACGCGACGGAGTTCCTCGATATCGAGCACGCAGCTGTCCGCGAGTTCACTGCAGCTTCGATCGAGGGCGCGAGAACCGACCGTGAGAAGTCGGTTCGCCTCTTCACCGCAGTCCGCGATCAGATTTGGTACGACCCCTACTCGGCGTCGGAAGACCCTGCTCACTACCGAGCGAGCTTCGTCCTAGAAGCAGGGCGTGCCTATTGCGTTCCGAAGGCGGTGCTGCTGACCGCGGTGTGCCGGGCCGCCGGGATCCCGGCTCGGCTTGGCTTCGCCGACGTCCGTAATCATCTGCAGACTGACTCGCTGCGCAGCCTCATGAGCGGGTCGGACTTGTTCGTCTATCACGGTTACAGTTCACTGTTCATCGACGGCAGGTGGGTCAAGGCGACGCCGGCGTTCAACACCGAGCTGTGCGCCCGATTCGGAGTTCCCCCGGTCGAGTTCGACGGCGAGCACGACGCGCTGATGCACGCCTTCACCGCCGATGGAACCCAGCACATGGAGTACGTCCAGGATCGCGGCGTCTTCGACGACCTGCCGCTGACCGACATCCTGACGGAGCTTCGTCGTTCCTACGGGTCGCTGATGGTCGCCTCCGCGGAGCGCGTGACGGATGAGTTCACCGATCCTCCAGCCACGAGCGCGTCGTCCGATGACAGTTCACGTCCTCTTGACTCGCCGGCAGATCGCCGATGAGCACGACCGCTGCCGGGTTGCTCGGCCACGACCGCCGCCGGGTCACTCGGCGCAAGGACCCCGCCACCCCATCCGTCATGCCCAGTCCGCGGCTCAGCTGAATGTGAGGCCCGCGGCACCTCTTCGCCGCGAAGCCTGAGCCGCCTCCTTCTGCCCCTGACCTACCGAGATCTGCCAAAGGACGTCACATGTCAGACACCGCGCTCATCCAGGACTACCCCCACCAGATGGGCGGCCACTGTGGCTCTGGTGCTCTGCGCGACCTGCTGCACTGGAACGGGCTGGGATGGGAGGGCCCGCCACGCGAGGGCCTGGTCTTTGCGCTCGGCGGTGCTCTGGGTTTGTCGTACGTGCGATCGAGTGGCCTGATGCCTCCGGTCTACCTGGTGGGTCGGGGCTCAGACTTCGAGGTCGATCTCCCCGTGCGCCTGGGAGGGAAGGTCAAGGTCCTGACGACGGACGATCCCGAGGAGGGATGGACGTGGGTCCGCGACGAGGTCGACGCCGGCCGTCCCAGTCTTGTCTGGGGTGACATTGCCGAGCTCCCGTACCTGCGGGTCAAGCTCCAGATGAGCCGTCACGACATCGTGGTGATCGGCTACGACGAACGCCAGCGCGTGGCGTATGTGGTGGACAACGACCGGGCCGACGTTCAAGAAGTCCCACTCGAGGCCCTGGCGCGTGCGCGGTCGTCGAAGTCCTTCCCTGAGCCGACGCGCCACTGCACGTACCGGATCACTTGGCCTGAAGTGCTGCCCGAGCTTTCGGAGGTCGCGGCCGAAGCGTTCCAGCAGTCCGCATCGCGGATGAGCCACCCGTCGGGTCCGGGGATCATCGATCTCGCGGCGGCAGGCCACGGCGCCGAAGGCCTCGCCGGGGTGGCGCTGCTGGCCTCCGATGTGCAGACCTGGGTCGACCTTCCGGCCGACGAGCTCGAGGTGCTGCTGTTCAGCCTGAGCGCGTTCGTCGAGAAGGCCGGGACCGGGGGCGGACTGTTCCGCCGCTTGCTCGCCGACGGTTGTGAGGACGTCGCCCGATTGACCGGAGACGCTGCAACCGCTGACCTTGCCGAAGCGGCCAGCCGGTGCGCGCAGGCGTGGACGCAGACTGCGCGCGCCGCAGTGCAGCGCGACGTCGACACCCGAGCTCGCGCCGAGGCGGTCGCCGAGGCAGCCAGCGCCTTGCCCGACCTCGAGGCGAAGGTGGTCGAGTCACTGGAAGCGGCCGCCGAATCCTTGGCGGCTGCGGATCGTTGAGTGTTGAGGTGACAGGCGAGATGGACGTGCGGCGCCCTGGTGGCAGTGACCCGACCCTGAGTAGCGACGCTGAGATCCGAAGAGCGGACGCGGAGCTCTTCGCGCAGTGGACATCCCATCTCGCAGCTCAGGAGGCCGTGGCTATCGGCCAGACGCTGCCTCCTCATTCGCAGGAATGCGTCGGGTGCGGACCAGCCAATCCTGCAGGTCTCGGCCTGCAGGTGGTGCGCACGGCGGACGGGGTTGAGGCGGTCCACAGCTTTTCTGACGCTCACGTCGGTGCACCTGGCATCGCCCACGGAGGCGCTGTCGCGCTCGCTTTCGACGACCTGTTCGGCTTCACCCTCTACACCGTCGGTGCACTTGCAGTCACCCGCAGCATCACGGTCGAGTACCAGGCGCCTTTCCGTCTCCACCACCCGTACACGTTCCGCGCGCAGTTGAGAGAGCGGAACGGTCGACGGCTTCTCCTGCACGCTGAAGCGTGGGACAACGTTGGACGTATGGC is part of the Aeromicrobium sp. Leaf245 genome and harbors:
- a CDS encoding MIP/aquaporin family protein gives rise to the protein MLTDIFLPEVMGTATLLLLGCGVVANVALAKTNGNAGGFLMVSFGWGLAVFAGVYVAYKSGAHINPAVTLGLVASGDDLGGNTAVKVLVYLAAQLLGAFLGATLCWLAYRDQFDAPESDPDDKLGVFCTAPQIARTSSNLITEIIGTFVLVFVIIAFGKTPTELGPLAVALLVVSIGASLGGPTGYAINPARDLGPRIAHFVLPIKDKRDSNWSYSWIPVVGPAIGGILGGLLAAAANYV
- a CDS encoding HNH endonuclease signature motif containing protein — encoded protein: MTSTDSLLGLATDASRVLWRAEAAQAATVLAFVEGRRSDAVAAGRSAASAEDARQVAILEVAVELEVASGFVAHLVATTRTLTADLPTVWAAHSDGELDRAKARAIASARWRLHEVASVELLDESVVPYATTHTLSQLKGWLRRFVARVEAENVARRRREATAQRHVTITAMDDGMSLLQAFIPTHDALLIERKLSLAAKAQRADDPDDDRRLSQARADVLTDRLLGRTADAPGRGRFHVGITVSLATLLGLDDEPAVTGDGQHAIDPTLVRELATQPGTLFSRLLTDEAGGILDVTELGRFPTAPLRRALELVDGVCDIPTCDKPAEACDLDHQQPFDPDHPDRGPTTAGNLHPRCRPHHGLKTRGALPVDHDEDGTTRWHLPTRAVPGRTAFTRAWTRRTEPVVVLAEHYPATGAFEYVAA
- a CDS encoding transglutaminase family protein translates to MSQSPAAFLDATEFLDIEHAAVREFTAASIEGARTDREKSVRLFTAVRDQIWYDPYSASEDPAHYRASFVLEAGRAYCVPKAVLLTAVCRAAGIPARLGFADVRNHLQTDSLRSLMSGSDLFVYHGYSSLFIDGRWVKATPAFNTELCARFGVPPVEFDGEHDALMHAFTADGTQHMEYVQDRGVFDDLPLTDILTELRRSYGSLMVASAERVTDEFTDPPATSASSDDSSRPLDSPADRR
- a CDS encoding BtrH N-terminal domain-containing protein — protein: MSDTALIQDYPHQMGGHCGSGALRDLLHWNGLGWEGPPREGLVFALGGALGLSYVRSSGLMPPVYLVGRGSDFEVDLPVRLGGKVKVLTTDDPEEGWTWVRDEVDAGRPSLVWGDIAELPYLRVKLQMSRHDIVVIGYDERQRVAYVVDNDRADVQEVPLEALARARSSKSFPEPTRHCTYRITWPEVLPELSEVAAEAFQQSASRMSHPSGPGIIDLAAAGHGAEGLAGVALLASDVQTWVDLPADELEVLLFSLSAFVEKAGTGGGLFRRLLADGCEDVARLTGDAATADLAEAASRCAQAWTQTARAAVQRDVDTRARAEAVAEAASALPDLEAKVVESLEAAAESLAAADR
- a CDS encoding PaaI family thioesterase → MAIGQTLPPHSQECVGCGPANPAGLGLQVVRTADGVEAVHSFSDAHVGAPGIAHGGAVALAFDDLFGFTLYTVGALAVTRSITVEYQAPFRLHHPYTFRAQLRERNGRRLLLHAEAWDNVGRMAGSATATFVVVGAGHFASGGQRPDGEVD